Within the Echinicola sp. 20G genome, the region CGATGCTTATCCGATGCTCAAGTCCTACACACTCGGCGTTAACCTTTCTTTCTAACCACCAAACTGGATCATTATCATGAAAAATATATTTAAGTCAATTATTACGGCATTTGCTTTGGTACCTGCACTGGTCTCCTGTGAGGAGTTTCTCGAAACAGAACCGGTTGATAAACTTGTGCCAAACACTTTCTTTCAATCAGAGAAGGATCTGGAGCTTTATTCCAACTCATTCTACCAACGTCAAGTACCTGGTGGGCTGGCGGTGGTCCAAAGTGATGAAATGGGAGAGTTTACTTCTAAGAACCAATCCAATAATTTTATTGCAGGAGCTTATTCTTCTGTAGATGAGGGGGCATGGAACTGGTCGGACCTAAGGAATATCAATTATTTCCTGGAAAATTTTGACAATGAGCAGATTCCTCAGGAAGCAAGGGATCATTATGAAGGAGTGGCCAGGTTTTTCAGGGCTTATTTTTATTTCGATATGGTGAAGCGTTATGGAGATGTGCCTTGGTATTCCAAAACATTGGCTACGGATGATCCTGACCTTTATAAGCCAAGGGACCCTCGGGAAGCCGTCATGGATTCCTTGTTGGCAGACTTGGATTTTGCCACAGCCAATATCAGGGACACCAAAGACAATTCCTCTTCTTTAGTGACCAGACAGGTGGCGTTGGCCTTTAAGTCAAGGGTTGCCCTTTTTGAAGGTACTTACAGGAAATATCATACTGAATTGGGACTTCAAGGTTCTGCGAATGAACTCTTGAGAGAAGCAGCAAATGCGGCTAAGGCAACCATGGATGCACAGCGGTATCATATTTACAACAGTGGAAGCCCCTCTTCGGATTACCGCCAATTGTTTATTAGTGAAAATCCAGTATCCGAAGAAGTAATGTGGGCTGTGGTATACAACAATTCACTCAAAAGATGGCATAACATTACCTGGAAGTTCAACAGCGCCACTTATGGTAACCGCTGGGGATTGAACAAGCAATTTGTCAATACCTACCTTATGCAGGATGGAACGAGATTTACAGAAAGACAGGGGTTTGATACCATTCAGTTTGTGAGAGAAATGGAAAACCGCGATTATCGCTTGGCTCAAACCGTCCGTTCACTTGGCTATACAAGGGCTGATGGTAGTCCTGCACCTCCTAATTTTGGATATACCTATACAGGTTACCATATTCTTAAGTTCAGCCTTGATGATAGCAGGTTGGATGGGATTTCTGAATCCTACAATTCCGTTCCTTTGATCCGCTATGCTGAGGTGTTGCTGAATTACGCAGAGGCGAAAGCCGAGCTGGGAGAATTCGATGCAGGTATCTGGGAGCAAACCATCGCCCCTTTGCGGGCCAGGGCAGGAGTGGATACCGCTATTCCCGCTATGGCTGATAGCTACCTTCAAGAGAACTACTTTCCCGGTATTGATGACAAATTCTTGTTGGAAATCAGAAGGGAAAGGGCCATTGAACTTTGTTATGAGGGGTTTAGGTATGACGATCTTTTGCGATGGGAAAGAGGGGAGCTTATTGAAACCCCCTGGAAGGGAATATATGTACCGGGGTTGAATGAACCAATGGATCTGGACGGGAATGGTTCTCTTGATGTAGCTTTTGTGGAAACGGTTCCGGCTGATAAAGTTTCCGGAGTAATCTACTTTGTAGTGGATGGTACCAACTCCATATTGACGGAAGGAGATAAGGGACATATAGTTTGGAGAGCCAATGAGGATCGTCAGTTTCCTCAAAAGAAATACCTTCACCCAATCTCCAATACAGATCTGGTACTCAACCCGGATTTAGGCCAAAACCCAGGATGGGAGTAAATTTCCCTTTTGAAAGATAATCATAAGCACCAGGTCATGGGGAAGTTCCATGACCTGGTTGTTTCCCAATAAGATATCATCCCTATGAGAAATAAATTTCTGGTAATACTGTCCATAATAATGCAGTTTCTTGCTGTGGGAACTGCCATGGCTCAGAATAATAAAATCAAGATTCCGGACATTCCTGGTTTCTATACCCTAAAAGGTGATTTTCATATGCATACTGTTTTTTCAGATGGACATGTTTGGCCCACCTTCAGGGTTAATGAAGCACTTAGGGACGGTATGGATGTGATCGCAATCACCGAGCACATGGATTATGAAGGCTTTCCCGAAGAAATTGAAAGGGACTACAACAAAAGTTATGAAATAGCCTTAGAAGCCGCCTCTAAGAAGGGACTGATGGTCATTCGAGGGGTGGAGATTTCCCCTAGGGTACCGCCATACCA harbors:
- a CDS encoding RagB/SusD family nutrient uptake outer membrane protein is translated as MKNIFKSIITAFALVPALVSCEEFLETEPVDKLVPNTFFQSEKDLELYSNSFYQRQVPGGLAVVQSDEMGEFTSKNQSNNFIAGAYSSVDEGAWNWSDLRNINYFLENFDNEQIPQEARDHYEGVARFFRAYFYFDMVKRYGDVPWYSKTLATDDPDLYKPRDPREAVMDSLLADLDFATANIRDTKDNSSSLVTRQVALAFKSRVALFEGTYRKYHTELGLQGSANELLREAANAAKATMDAQRYHIYNSGSPSSDYRQLFISENPVSEEVMWAVVYNNSLKRWHNITWKFNSATYGNRWGLNKQFVNTYLMQDGTRFTERQGFDTIQFVREMENRDYRLAQTVRSLGYTRADGSPAPPNFGYTYTGYHILKFSLDDSRLDGISESYNSVPLIRYAEVLLNYAEAKAELGEFDAGIWEQTIAPLRARAGVDTAIPAMADSYLQENYFPGIDDKFLLEIRRERAIELCYEGFRYDDLLRWERGELIETPWKGIYVPGLNEPMDLDGNGSLDVAFVETVPADKVSGVIYFVVDGTNSILTEGDKGHIVWRANEDRQFPQKKYLHPISNTDLVLNPDLGQNPGWE